A stretch of the Desulfobacter sp. genome encodes the following:
- the lon gene encoding endopeptidase La has translation MIKISKFFNPDGSEGEKRILPLVPLRDMVLFPFVTTSVFVGREKSIKALSQAMAGDKKIFLTTQKDPEVLKPNIQDIFQVGTEAKITQLLRLPDGTVKALVEGCERGRIVKMTEESGFQTVEYMGLAETIMGEATCEAAVRTVFEAFNYYSTLSGVVSKSFFKGLDALVDDQSRYADTIASQLPLKVADKQKILECVDLEERFFILLKLIQKETEVFSMSQKIKGRVKAQMEKLQKKHYLNEQMRAIQKEMGEDGDPGEFADLEKKIRSKRMPRDAAGVVRRELDKLKMMSPMSSEATVVRNYIDWLTALPWYRKKREKTDLKKAEAILDRDHYGLKKPKERILEYLAVQILVKKIKGPILCLVGPPGVGKTSLARSVASATGRSFARISLGGVRDEAEIRGHRRTYVGAMPGKIIQTLKKVGFNNPVFCLDEIDKMTSDFRGDPSSALLEALDPEQNKNFNDHYLEVDYDLSEILFITTANTLFDIPAPLRDRMEIIQIPGYTRYEKEKIAKGYLIPKQLEQNGLDENDAVFSKNAVHAIIKQYTKEAGVRNLEREISSVLRKIATQIVRTDTRKKRQVTTTMVLKYLGQPKFRDSALEKEDKSGIVTGLAWTQAGGELLTIEAVTMPGKGRVMVTGKLGDVMKESSQAAVSYVRSRSSELNIREGFYKDTDIHIHVPEGAIPKDGPSAGIAMCTAVVSILTEKPVSRTVAMTGEITLRGRVLPIGGLKEKLLAAHANGIKTVIVCEENRKDVREVPRAILKQMEIVYVDDMAQVLEHALVE, from the coding sequence ATGATCAAAATTTCAAAATTTTTTAACCCGGACGGCAGCGAAGGGGAGAAACGCATCCTTCCTTTGGTGCCGTTGCGGGATATGGTGTTGTTTCCCTTTGTCACCACCTCTGTGTTTGTGGGCCGGGAAAAGTCCATCAAGGCCTTGTCCCAGGCCATGGCCGGGGATAAAAAGATTTTTCTCACCACCCAGAAAGATCCTGAGGTGTTAAAGCCCAATATTCAGGATATTTTCCAGGTGGGGACCGAAGCAAAAATTACCCAATTGCTCCGTCTTCCGGACGGGACGGTCAAGGCTTTGGTCGAGGGGTGTGAGCGGGGACGCATTGTCAAAATGACTGAGGAATCCGGGTTTCAGACCGTAGAGTATATGGGCCTGGCTGAAACAATCATGGGAGAGGCAACATGTGAAGCTGCCGTTCGTACGGTGTTTGAAGCCTTTAATTATTATTCAACCCTCTCGGGTGTGGTGTCCAAAAGTTTTTTCAAAGGCCTTGATGCCTTGGTGGATGATCAGTCCCGGTATGCGGACACCATTGCGTCTCAGCTGCCGTTAAAGGTGGCTGACAAACAGAAAATATTGGAATGCGTGGATTTGGAAGAGCGGTTTTTTATTCTGCTCAAGCTTATCCAAAAAGAGACTGAAGTTTTTTCCATGTCCCAGAAAATCAAGGGCCGGGTCAAGGCCCAGATGGAAAAACTGCAGAAAAAGCATTATCTCAACGAGCAGATGCGGGCCATCCAAAAGGAGATGGGTGAGGATGGAGATCCCGGGGAATTCGCTGATCTTGAAAAGAAGATACGCAGCAAGCGGATGCCCAGGGATGCTGCCGGCGTGGTCAGAAGGGAGCTGGACAAACTTAAGATGATGTCTCCCATGTCCTCGGAGGCCACGGTTGTCCGCAATTATATTGATTGGCTGACGGCCCTGCCCTGGTATCGGAAAAAACGTGAAAAAACCGATTTAAAAAAAGCGGAAGCAATTTTGGACCGGGATCATTACGGGCTTAAAAAACCCAAGGAACGAATCTTGGAGTATTTGGCCGTACAGATTCTGGTAAAAAAAATAAAAGGACCGATTCTCTGTCTGGTGGGGCCTCCAGGGGTGGGGAAAACCTCCCTTGCCCGGTCTGTGGCCTCTGCAACAGGCCGGTCCTTTGCCAGGATTTCGCTTGGCGGGGTCCGGGACGAGGCTGAAATCCGGGGCCATAGACGAACCTATGTCGGGGCCATGCCCGGAAAGATTATTCAGACCCTTAAAAAGGTCGGGTTTAATAATCCGGTGTTCTGTCTGGACGAAATTGACAAGATGACCAGTGATTTTAGGGGAGACCCCTCTTCAGCCTTGCTCGAAGCTCTGGATCCCGAGCAGAATAAAAATTTTAACGATCATTATCTGGAAGTGGATTATGATCTGTCTGAAATTTTATTTATCACCACGGCCAACACCCTGTTTGATATTCCGGCGCCCCTGAGAGACAGGATGGAAATCATCCAGATTCCAGGGTATACCCGGTATGAAAAAGAAAAAATTGCCAAAGGATACCTGATTCCAAAGCAATTGGAACAAAACGGCCTTGACGAGAATGATGCGGTTTTTTCCAAAAATGCGGTCCACGCCATTATCAAGCAGTATACAAAAGAGGCAGGGGTGAGGAATCTGGAGCGGGAGATTTCGTCTGTTTTAAGGAAAATTGCCACCCAGATTGTCCGGACCGATACCCGTAAAAAACGCCAGGTGACCACCACCATGGTGCTCAAATATCTGGGGCAGCCCAAATTTAGGGATTCTGCCCTGGAAAAAGAGGATAAATCCGGTATTGTCACAGGTCTTGCCTGGACCCAGGCCGGCGGCGAATTGCTTACCATTGAAGCGGTGACCATGCCGGGCAAGGGCCGGGTGATGGTCACAGGGAAGCTTGGGGATGTGATGAAGGAAAGCAGTCAGGCCGCTGTTTCCTATGTTCGGTCCAGAAGCAGCGAGCTTAATATCCGAGAGGGATTTTACAAGGACACGGATATCCATATTCATGTGCCCGAAGGGGCCATTCCCAAGGACGGGCCTTCGGCCGGCATTGCCATGTGTACGGCCGTGGTTTCCATTCTTACGGAAAAGCCGGTGAGTAGGACAGTGGCCATGACCGGTGAGATTACCCTGCGCGGTCGGGTCTTGCCTATTGGCGGGTTAAAGGAAAAGCTGCTTGCTGCCCATGCAAACGGAATCAAAACCGTGATTGTGTGTGAGGAAAATAGAAAAGATGTCAGGGAAGTGCCCAGGGCCATCCTAAAACAGATGGAAATTGTTTATGTGGATGATATGGCCCAGGTCCTTGAACATGCCCTGGTCGAGTGA
- the rho gene encoding transcription termination factor Rho has translation MEPVQGYLEIMDKGFGFLRNIEENFQPRPENTYVPNSLIRKLNLREGSFIEGFGEKKGPRNLNLALIRIETINHLPFDEFLNTPMLQEQISVNPYERYRLEQDDEDITGKALDMIVPIGMGQRGLIIAPPKSGKTTILRHMANSVVANHPDAKVFVLLVDERPEEVTDFQRGLVDANVLYSSADQQIGQHMRMTRLAMHTAMRCAEIGQDAVVFIDSLTRMTRAFNIDTDSHGKTMSGGLGANAMEFPRKIFGAARKLENGGSLTIIATILVETGSRMDDVIFQEFKGTGNMDLYLSRECAEQRVWPAININKSGTRKEDLLMDKEEYDYIVGMRRAIATRDEVTAMSEFLRIIEDN, from the coding sequence ATGGAACCAGTTCAGGGATACCTGGAAATCATGGACAAAGGGTTCGGTTTTTTAAGAAATATTGAAGAGAATTTCCAACCCCGGCCTGAGAACACCTACGTCCCCAACAGCCTTATCCGAAAGTTGAACCTCAGAGAGGGTAGTTTCATTGAAGGATTTGGCGAAAAAAAAGGGCCTAGGAATTTAAATCTTGCCCTGATTCGCATCGAAACCATAAATCATCTTCCCTTTGATGAATTTTTAAACACCCCCATGTTACAGGAGCAGATCAGCGTTAACCCCTATGAACGGTATCGCCTAGAACAGGACGATGAAGACATTACCGGAAAAGCCCTTGACATGATCGTTCCCATTGGCATGGGCCAAAGAGGATTGATCATTGCACCCCCCAAATCCGGCAAAACAACCATTTTAAGACATATGGCCAACTCGGTGGTGGCAAACCATCCAGATGCCAAAGTCTTTGTTCTATTGGTGGATGAACGTCCCGAGGAGGTCACCGATTTCCAGAGGGGGCTTGTGGATGCCAATGTACTTTACTCTTCTGCCGACCAGCAAATCGGCCAGCATATGAGAATGACCCGTCTGGCTATGCATACGGCCATGAGATGTGCCGAAATCGGACAGGATGCCGTGGTATTCATCGATTCTTTAACCCGAATGACCCGCGCCTTTAATATTGATACCGACAGCCACGGTAAAACCATGAGCGGTGGGCTGGGTGCCAATGCCATGGAATTTCCCAGAAAGATATTCGGGGCCGCCAGAAAGCTTGAAAACGGGGGGTCCCTGACCATTATTGCCACCATTCTCGTGGAAACCGGCTCCCGGATGGACGATGTTATTTTTCAAGAGTTCAAGGGAACAGGCAACATGGATCTCTACCTGTCAAGGGAGTGTGCGGAACAAAGGGTCTGGCCGGCCATAAATATTAACAAATCCGGCACCCGAAAAGAAGACCTGCTCATGGACAAAGAAGAATACGACTATATCGTGGGGATGCGGCGGGCCATTGCGACCAGAGATGAGGTCACGGCCATGTCTGAATTTTTGAGAATTATAGAAGATAATTAA
- a CDS encoding IS110 family transposase, with amino-acid sequence MKTIKYVGLDVHKDTIHAAIAEEGRKSPAMSYGNIHNTPLSIDKLIRKLKSSGHELNVVYEAGPTGYGIYRQLKAQNIECAVIAPSLIPQKSGDMVKTDRRDAMNLARLHRSGDLTQIHVPNEEDEAIRDLSRAREDARICAKKTKQRLNSFLLRNNKIYSGKTRWNKTHLAWLSEVPMKHPTQQVALQEYIDTLKETLQRIDRLTNQIVAVVEHWRLRPVVKAIQSLRGVSMIVAVTTLAA; translated from the coding sequence ATGAAAACTATAAAATATGTTGGTCTTGATGTCCACAAAGATACGATCCATGCTGCAATAGCAGAGGAAGGAAGAAAAAGTCCGGCTATGTCATACGGTAATATCCATAACACACCTTTGAGCATCGATAAGTTGATTCGGAAACTCAAGTCCAGTGGGCATGAGTTAAATGTGGTCTATGAAGCCGGCCCAACAGGTTATGGAATATATCGCCAACTGAAGGCTCAAAATATTGAATGCGCTGTGATAGCGCCATCTTTAATCCCCCAAAAGAGTGGAGACATGGTAAAAACAGATCGGCGGGACGCAATGAATCTGGCACGACTACATCGGTCGGGTGATTTGACACAGATACATGTTCCGAATGAAGAAGATGAAGCCATCCGTGATTTGAGCAGGGCAAGAGAAGATGCCAGGATTTGTGCAAAAAAAACAAAGCAGCGGTTAAATTCCTTCCTGCTTCGCAATAATAAAATTTATTCTGGAAAAACCAGATGGAATAAAACACACTTGGCCTGGTTGTCAGAGGTGCCAATGAAACACCCGACGCAACAAGTGGCTCTTCAAGAATATATCGATACTTTGAAGGAAACACTTCAACGAATTGACCGGTTAACAAATCAAATAGTGGCAGTAGTGGAGCATTGGCGCCTGAGACCTGTTGTAAAAGCGATTCAGAGTTTAAGAGGCGTATCCATGATCGTAGCCGTAACCACATTAGCAGCTTAG
- the leuB gene encoding 3-isopropylmalate dehydrogenase, with the protein MNKIAVLPGDGIGPEVMEQAVKVLDTAGKIHGFDLEYEFADIGGAAIDNHGKALPESTLLLCEHSDAILFGSVGGPKWEDLPPEEQPERGALLPLRKHFGLYCNLRPAKVFPPLASASPLKPEIVKNGFDILCMRELTGGIYFGEPKGRTGEGKDETAFDTMVYSRFEIERIARMAFEAARKRQKRVTSVDKANVLFSMVLWRETVTEVAKDYPDVTLNHIYVDNATMQLVRDPHQFDVLLCGNMFGDIISDECAMITGSMGLLASASLNEHNFGLYEPAGGSAPDIAGKGIANPIAQILSGAMMLKYTLGHTQAADAIEAAISKVLDKGVFTADLTIQKERAVNTSQMGDAIVEELKSMA; encoded by the coding sequence TTGAACAAAATCGCTGTATTACCCGGAGACGGTATCGGCCCTGAGGTTATGGAACAGGCTGTCAAAGTGCTAGACACGGCAGGTAAAATCCACGGGTTTGACCTGGAATATGAATTTGCCGATATTGGCGGTGCTGCCATCGACAATCACGGTAAAGCCCTGCCCGAGTCAACCCTTTTGCTCTGTGAACATAGCGATGCCATTCTTTTTGGCTCTGTGGGCGGACCCAAATGGGAAGACCTGCCGCCTGAGGAACAGCCTGAAAGAGGCGCCCTTCTCCCCCTAAGAAAACATTTTGGGCTGTATTGCAACCTGAGGCCGGCAAAGGTTTTCCCCCCCCTGGCCTCTGCCTCTCCGTTAAAGCCTGAGATCGTTAAAAACGGGTTTGATATCCTGTGTATGCGGGAGCTGACCGGTGGTATTTACTTTGGGGAACCCAAGGGAAGAACCGGAGAGGGTAAAGACGAAACCGCCTTTGACACCATGGTCTATTCCCGGTTTGAAATTGAACGAATCGCCCGCATGGCCTTTGAAGCGGCCAGAAAAAGACAAAAGCGTGTCACCTCTGTTGACAAGGCCAATGTTCTTTTTTCAATGGTTTTGTGGCGGGAAACGGTCACAGAGGTTGCCAAAGACTATCCCGACGTCACCTTAAACCATATTTACGTAGACAATGCGACCATGCAGCTGGTCCGGGACCCTCATCAATTTGACGTTCTGCTCTGCGGCAACATGTTTGGAGACATTATTTCAGATGAATGTGCCATGATTACAGGTTCCATGGGGCTACTTGCCTCGGCCAGCCTTAATGAGCATAATTTCGGCCTTTACGAGCCTGCAGGAGGCTCTGCCCCGGACATTGCCGGCAAAGGAATTGCCAACCCCATTGCCCAAATCCTATCCGGTGCCATGATGCTCAAGTACACCTTAGGCCACACACAGGCTGCCGATGCCATTGAGGCAGCCATATCCAAGGTGCTGGACAAAGGGGTGTTTACAGCAGACCTGACAATTCAAAAAGAAAGGGCCGTAAACACATCCCAGATGGGTGACGCCATTGTAGAAGAACTCAAATCCATGGCCTGA
- the qmoC gene encoding quinone-interacting membrane-bound oxidoreductase complex subunit QmoC, with translation MSAKYLAQPDLGFIAEVRGLGGETLKKCYQCATCSVACPIAPEDSPFPRKEMIAASWGLKDKLICSGDIWLCHQCGDCSDLCPRGAAPGDVLSAVRSVAITEYATPKVLAKAINDPKKLPFLIGIPAIWFAVLAFITMNFGDTMTKIFNVLFGDALGGRLHWAHTHEGAHVISHGDFFSTWFVDLTMIPTATFAVVVFLLALKRFITDIHNNAVQEGKTDKTSLDYKELFQALLRVIPTVLKHDKFNQCETNKDRATPHMMVLYSFIGLFIVTAVCGTMLYLGGYPGPYPQLNPIKWLANISGVALVIGSGMMIKNRLANKEQLTAYKDWFILGVVFALGLTGMLAEMTRLAHMQWVSYGFYYLHLIAIFNLFAFLPFSKMAHIVYRLVAMAYAEYGNRK, from the coding sequence ATGAGTGCTAAATATCTAGCTCAACCAGATCTCGGGTTTATTGCCGAAGTAAGAGGTCTTGGTGGAGAAACCCTGAAAAAATGTTACCAATGCGCAACCTGTTCCGTTGCCTGTCCCATTGCCCCTGAAGACAGCCCTTTTCCCAGAAAAGAGATGATTGCTGCATCCTGGGGACTTAAAGACAAGCTGATCTGCAGCGGTGACATCTGGCTTTGCCATCAGTGCGGGGATTGTTCAGACCTGTGCCCCAGGGGTGCTGCCCCGGGGGATGTATTGTCTGCTGTCCGCTCTGTTGCCATTACCGAGTATGCCACACCCAAGGTCTTGGCCAAAGCTATCAATGACCCCAAAAAACTGCCCTTCCTTATTGGAATCCCGGCCATCTGGTTTGCCGTTCTGGCATTTATCACCATGAACTTCGGCGACACCATGACCAAGATATTCAATGTTTTGTTCGGGGATGCCCTTGGCGGCCGCCTTCACTGGGCACACACCCACGAGGGTGCCCATGTCATTTCCCATGGCGACTTTTTCTCAACCTGGTTTGTGGATCTGACCATGATCCCCACGGCCACCTTTGCCGTCGTTGTCTTTTTGCTGGCCTTAAAACGGTTTATCACCGATATTCACAACAATGCCGTTCAGGAAGGCAAGACCGACAAGACCTCCCTGGATTATAAAGAATTGTTCCAGGCACTTTTAAGGGTGATCCCCACGGTTCTCAAGCACGACAAGTTCAACCAATGCGAGACCAATAAAGACAGAGCAACTCCCCATATGATGGTGCTTTATTCTTTTATCGGACTTTTCATTGTAACTGCGGTCTGCGGCACCATGCTCTATCTTGGCGGATACCCCGGTCCCTATCCCCAGCTCAATCCCATCAAATGGCTGGCCAATATTTCAGGGGTGGCCCTTGTGATCGGTTCGGGCATGATGATCAAAAACCGACTGGCCAACAAAGAGCAACTCACCGCTTATAAAGACTGGTTTATCCTTGGGGTTGTTTTTGCCCTTGGCCTTACCGGCATGCTAGCAGAAATGACCCGTCTGGCGCATATGCAATGGGTTTCCTACGGTTTTTACTACCTGCATCTCATTGCCATTTTCAACTTGTTTGCATTTTTACCTTTTTCAAAAATGGCCCATATAGTCTACCGATTAGTAGCCATGGCCTATGCTGAATATGGAAACCGCAAATAA
- a CDS encoding hydrogenase iron-sulfur subunit — protein sequence MDKKYGVYICTGCGIGDALDMEALVDVPEEEGTNCTTHPFLCSKEGQALIQKDIDEGKVNSLVIGACSRRVNHDTFNFPGCIVERVNLREGVVWPHSRETYPALTEDQKDDEEHFDQVQMKAEDYIKMGMIRVEKVNLPEAYKTESFSKKILVLGGGVTGMGAALDAVKAGYEVTIVEKTAALGGYAAKLRSQMPVAEPFETLQAPVVDGMIQEIQASSNIDVRTNCEVARIAGQPGEFTVSFKTPGEKIPFDVPFPLPEEELVDENGKELDADAAHEKYLKFNEGREDILQMDPDGELYGAVVLAAGWRPDVLEGEAFEHLSLDNPDVVTNDQFEAIAAKGKIVRPSDGKEAKSVVFIQSPGKDEDDSDFEYTGSVTSQVALKQARYVREDYADGKSYVIYQHMRTPGLQEYFYKSMQQEDGIFMTKGAVTEVTAQGNGLAVTATNTLLGDNLALQADMVVVAGGMVPVTKDDPIINLAYRQGPGFRDNDIFGQYADSNYICFPYETQRTGIYAAGTIRRAMTIEESIEDATGAALKAIQCIESANRGMAVHPRSGDMTYPDFFFQRCTQCKRCTVECPFGALDDDERGTPKANPTRCRRCGTCMGACPERIISFADYSIDSIGSQVKAIGVPSEDDYDEPPLRFLALVCENDALPALDMVGMNRQDYSPDVRFIPVRCLGSVNTIWIKDALAQGMDGVILIGCKHGDDYQCHFIKGSELAEVRVKKIGDALSSLALEEERVAFAEVAIDEYDKLPQIINDFVEEVDALGPNPFKGF from the coding sequence ATGGATAAAAAATACGGCGTATATATCTGCACAGGCTGTGGAATCGGAGATGCCCTCGATATGGAGGCTCTGGTTGATGTCCCCGAAGAAGAGGGAACCAATTGCACCACCCATCCCTTCCTGTGCTCCAAAGAAGGCCAGGCACTCATCCAGAAAGATATTGATGAGGGTAAAGTCAACTCCTTAGTCATTGGAGCCTGTTCCAGAAGGGTTAACCATGACACCTTCAACTTCCCCGGTTGCATCGTTGAAAGGGTAAACCTTAGAGAGGGGGTTGTATGGCCCCACTCAAGAGAGACCTACCCGGCATTGACCGAAGACCAGAAGGATGATGAAGAGCATTTTGACCAGGTCCAGATGAAGGCGGAAGACTATATCAAAATGGGCATGATCCGTGTTGAGAAAGTCAACCTTCCCGAAGCCTACAAAACAGAATCTTTTTCCAAAAAAATTCTGGTTCTGGGCGGTGGTGTAACCGGTATGGGCGCAGCTCTCGATGCAGTTAAGGCCGGATACGAAGTCACCATTGTTGAAAAAACGGCGGCCCTTGGCGGTTATGCGGCCAAACTGCGCAGCCAGATGCCTGTGGCAGAGCCCTTTGAGACCCTTCAGGCACCGGTGGTTGATGGGATGATTCAGGAAATCCAGGCTAGTTCCAACATCGACGTCAGAACCAATTGTGAAGTGGCCCGTATTGCAGGACAGCCCGGTGAATTCACCGTCTCTTTTAAAACTCCTGGCGAAAAAATCCCCTTTGACGTCCCCTTTCCCCTGCCCGAAGAAGAGCTGGTGGATGAGAACGGGAAAGAACTGGATGCAGACGCTGCCCATGAAAAATATTTAAAATTCAACGAAGGCCGGGAAGATATCCTTCAGATGGATCCCGACGGCGAGCTCTACGGAGCAGTTGTCCTTGCAGCCGGATGGCGTCCTGACGTATTGGAAGGTGAAGCCTTTGAGCACCTGTCTCTTGACAACCCCGACGTTGTCACCAACGACCAGTTTGAAGCCATTGCCGCCAAAGGCAAAATTGTCAGACCCTCTGACGGCAAAGAAGCCAAAAGCGTTGTCTTTATACAGTCTCCGGGCAAAGATGAAGATGATTCCGATTTTGAGTACACAGGTTCGGTCACCTCCCAGGTGGCCTTAAAACAGGCCCGCTACGTCAGAGAAGACTATGCTGACGGTAAATCCTATGTGATTTATCAGCACATGAGAACCCCGGGTCTCCAGGAATACTTTTACAAAAGCATGCAGCAGGAAGACGGCATTTTCATGACCAAGGGCGCGGTTACCGAGGTTACGGCCCAGGGCAACGGCCTTGCCGTCACTGCCACCAATACCCTTTTAGGAGACAATTTGGCTCTCCAAGCTGACATGGTCGTTGTTGCCGGCGGTATGGTTCCGGTGACCAAGGATGATCCCATCATCAACCTGGCCTATCGCCAGGGACCGGGTTTCCGTGACAATGATATCTTTGGCCAGTATGCAGACTCCAACTATATCTGCTTTCCCTATGAAACCCAGAGAACCGGCATTTATGCCGCAGGCACCATCCGCCGGGCCATGACCATTGAAGAGTCCATTGAAGATGCCACAGGCGCCGCTCTCAAGGCAATCCAATGTATTGAAAGCGCCAACCGCGGCATGGCTGTTCACCCCCGGTCCGGCGACATGACCTACCCGGACTTTTTCTTCCAGAGATGTACCCAATGCAAGAGATGTACGGTTGAGTGTCCCTTTGGCGCTCTGGATGATGATGAAAGAGGCACTCCCAAGGCCAACCCGACCAGATGCCGCCGCTGCGGAACCTGCATGGGTGCCTGTCCTGAACGTATCATCTCCTTTGCCGATTACTCCATTGACTCTATCGGGTCCCAGGTTAAAGCCATCGGCGTTCCCAGTGAAGACGACTATGATGAGCCGCCCCTGCGCTTTTTGGCCCTGGTCTGCGAAAATGATGCATTACCGGCCCTCGATATGGTGGGCATGAACCGCCAGGATTACTCTCCTGACGTCCGCTTCATCCCGGTCCGCTGTCTGGGTTCTGTGAACACCATCTGGATCAAAGACGCCCTGGCCCAGGGCATGGACGGTGTTATCCTCATCGGGTGCAAACATGGTGACGACTACCAGTGTCACTTTATCAAAGGCTCCGAGCTGGCCGAAGTCCGGGTTAAAAAGATCGGGGATGCCCTTTCTTCCCTGGCCCTTGAAGAAGAGCGTGTAGCCTTTGCAGAAGTTGCCATAGATGAATATGACAAACTGCCTCAGATCATCAACGACTTTGTTGAAGAGGTTGACGCCCTTGGTCCCAACCCGTTCAAAGGATTCTAA
- a CDS encoding CoB--CoM heterodisulfide reductase iron-sulfur subunit A family protein, protein MTTENSAPVSGSIMVVGGGISGLTTALEAAEVGYEVFLVEKEASLGGRVTQLKHYFPKLCPPTCGLEINYRRLKENKNIKVFTMSEVQSVEGSAGDYTVTLKTAPRFVNDNCTCCGECAKVCETEISNEFNFGMDKRKAAYLPHNMAFPQRYVMDPAMSTDDRDRVKEACKYDAIDFDMEEKTVDLKVGAVVFNTGWQPYDATRIDNLGFGRYQNIVTNMMLERLASSNGPTEGKIVRPSDEKAPETIAFAQCAGSRDENHLPYCSYICCMASLKHATYIREQYPEAKIYIYYIDLRTPGRKYENFYAKLKADENIFFVKGKVAEVSEEAGTGNINLVAEDTITGEKVRQTVDMLVLATGMQPTCAIDKPNADLKFNEDGFIVNDFSKGGLFAAGCANKPADVVTSNQNATGMALKAIQTLRR, encoded by the coding sequence ATGACAACAGAAAATTCAGCCCCGGTAAGTGGAAGCATCATGGTGGTTGGTGGTGGAATCAGCGGCCTGACAACGGCCCTGGAAGCTGCTGAAGTGGGGTATGAGGTCTTCCTGGTGGAAAAGGAAGCATCCCTTGGCGGAAGAGTTACCCAGCTTAAACACTACTTCCCCAAACTTTGCCCGCCCACTTGCGGCCTTGAAATCAATTACAGACGGCTCAAAGAAAATAAAAACATTAAAGTCTTCACCATGTCTGAGGTTCAGAGCGTGGAAGGATCTGCAGGCGACTATACGGTAACCCTTAAGACCGCCCCAAGATTTGTGAATGACAACTGCACCTGCTGCGGTGAATGCGCCAAAGTATGCGAAACTGAGATTTCAAATGAGTTCAACTTTGGCATGGACAAAAGAAAAGCCGCCTATCTGCCCCACAACATGGCTTTTCCCCAGCGCTATGTCATGGATCCGGCCATGAGCACGGATGACCGCGACCGGGTAAAAGAGGCCTGTAAATACGACGCCATTGACTTTGACATGGAAGAGAAAACCGTTGATCTCAAGGTTGGCGCCGTGGTTTTCAACACCGGATGGCAGCCCTATGACGCCACCCGCATCGACAATCTAGGATTTGGACGTTACCAGAACATCGTAACCAATATGATGCTCGAACGCCTTGCCTCAAGCAACGGCCCCACAGAGGGCAAAATTGTACGCCCCTCGGATGAAAAAGCACCTGAGACCATCGCCTTTGCACAATGCGCAGGATCCCGGGATGAAAACCATCTTCCCTATTGCTCCTATATCTGCTGTATGGCATCTCTCAAACATGCCACCTATATCAGAGAGCAGTATCCGGAAGCCAAAATCTACATCTATTATATTGACCTTAGAACTCCCGGCAGAAAATACGAAAACTTTTATGCCAAACTCAAAGCGGATGAAAACATCTTCTTTGTCAAAGGTAAAGTGGCCGAGGTCAGCGAAGAGGCAGGAACAGGCAACATCAATCTGGTTGCCGAAGATACCATTACCGGTGAAAAAGTCAGACAGACCGTGGACATGCTGGTACTTGCCACTGGCATGCAGCCCACCTGTGCCATTGACAAACCCAATGCAGACCTGAAATTCAACGAAGACGGTTTCATTGTAAATGACTTTTCCAAAGGCGGCCTGTTCGCAGCAGGGTGTGCCAATAAACCTGCCGACGTTGTGACATCTAACCAGAATGCAACCGGCATGGCCCTTAAAGCCATTCAGACCCTTAGGAGGTAA